The following proteins are encoded in a genomic region of Rattus rattus isolate New Zealand chromosome 2, Rrattus_CSIRO_v1, whole genome shotgun sequence:
- the Cttn gene encoding src substrate cortactin isoform X1, giving the protein MWKASAGHAVSITQDDGGADDWETDPDFVNDVSEKEQRWGAKTVQGSGHQEHINIHKLRENVFQEHQTLKEKELETGPKASHGYGGKFGVEQDRMDKSAVGHEYQSKLSKHCSQVDSVRGFGGKFGVQMDRVDQSAVGFEYQGKTEKHASQKDYSSGFGGKYGVQADRVDKSAVGFDYQGKTEKHESQKDYSKGFGGKYGIDKDKVDKSAVGFEYQGKTEKHESQKDYVKGFGGKFGVQTDRQDKCALGWDHQEKLQLHESQKDYKTGFGGKFGVQSERQDSSAVGFDYKEKLAKHESQQDYAKGFGGKYGVQKDRMDKNASTFEEVVQVPSAYQKTVPIEAVTSKTSNIRANFENLAKEREQEDRRKAEAERAQRMAQERQEQEEARRKLEEQARAKKQTPPASPSPQPAEDRPPSSPIYEDAAPFKAEPSYRGSEPEPEPEPEPEYSTEAAGLPEASNQQGLAYTSEPVYETTEVPGHYQAEDDTYDGYESDLGITAIALYDYQAAGDDEISFDPDDVITNIEMIDDGWWRGVCKGRYGLFPANYVELRQ; this is encoded by the exons ATGTGGAAAGCTTCTGCAGGCCATGCTGTGTCCATCACCCAGGATGATGGGGGAGCCGATGACTGGGAGACTGACCCTGATTTTGTG AACGATGTGAGTGAAAAGGAACAGAGATGGGGCGCCAAAACCGTGCAGGGATCGGGGCACCAGGAACACATCAA CATACACAAGCTTCGAGAGAATGTCTTCCAAGAACACCAGACACTcaaggagaaggagctggaaacGGGACCCAAGGCTTCCCATGGCTATGGCGGGAAGTTTGGTGTGGAGCAGGATAGGATGGACAAA TCAGCTGTGGGCCATGAGTACCAGTCAAAGCTCTCCAAGCACTGCTCACAAGTGGACTCAGTCCGGGGCTTCGGAGGCAAGTTCGGTGTCCAGATGGACAGGGTGGATCAG TCTGCTGTAGGCTTTGAATACCAGGGGAAGACGGAGAAGCACGCCTCCCAGAAAG ACTACTCCAGTGGTTTCGGTGGCAAATATGGAGTGCAAGCTGACCGTGTAGACAAGAGTGCTGTGGGCTTTGACTACCAGGGCAAGACGGAGAAGCACGAGTCACAGAAAG ATTACTCCAAAGGTTTTGGTGGCAAATACGGAATTGACAAGGACAAGGTGGATAAAAGCGCTGTGGGCTTTGAGTATCAAGGCAAAACAGAGAAGCATGAGTCCCAGAAAG ACTATGTAAAAGGCTTTGGAGGAAAGTTtggtgtgcagacagacagacaggacaagtGTGCCCTTGGCTGGGACCATCAGGAGAAGCTGCAGCTGCATGAATCCCAAAAAG ACTATAAGACTGGTTTCGGAGGCAAATTTGGTGTTCAGTCCGAGAGGCAGGACTCCTCCGCTGTGGGGTTTGATTACAAGGAGAAATTGGCCAAGCACGAGTCCCAGCAAG ACTATGCCAAAGGATTCGGCGGGAAGTATGGGGTGCAGAAGGATCGGATGGACAAG AACGCATCCACCTTTGAAGAAGTGGTCCAGGTGCCGTCTGCCTATCAGAAGACTGTCCCCATTGAGGCTG TGACCAGCAAAACCAGTAATATTCGTGCTAACTTTGAAAACCtggcaaaggagagagagcaggaggacaGACGGAAGGCAGAGGCCGAGAGAGCTCAGCGGATGGCCCAAgaaaggcaggagcaggaggaggctcGAAGGAAGCTGGAA GAGCAAGCCAGAGCCAAGAAGCAGACACCCCCTGCATCCCCTAGTCCTCAGCCAGCTGAAGACAGACCACCATCCAGCCCCATCTATGAG GATGCAGCTCCGTTCAAGGCTGAGCCGAGCTACCGAGGTagtgagcctgagcctgagcctgagcctgagcctgagtaCAGCACTGAGGCTGCAGGCCTTCCTGAGGCCAGCAACCAGCAAGGTCTGGCCTACACATCAGAGCCTGTTTACGAGACCACAGAGGTTCCTGGCCACTACCAAGCAG aggaTGACACCTACGATGGGTATGAGAGTGACTTGGGCATCACAGCCATCGCCCTGTATGACTACCAGGCTG cTGGCGATGATGAGATCTCCTTTGACCCTGATGATGTCATCACCAACATAGAAATGATCGACGATGGCTGGTGGCGTGGGGTGTGCAAGGGCAGATATGGGCTCTTCCCGGCCAATTATGTGGAGCTGCGGCAGTAG
- the Cttn gene encoding src substrate cortactin isoform X2, whose product MWKASAGHAVSITQDDGGADDWETDPDFVNDVSEKEQRWGAKTVQGSGHQEHINIHKLRENVFQEHQTLKEKELETGPKASHGYGGKFGVEQDRMDKSAVGHEYQSKLSKHCSQVDSVRGFGGKFGVQMDRVDQSAVGFEYQGKTEKHASQKDYSSGFGGKYGVQADRVDKSAVGFDYQGKTEKHESQKDYSKGFGGKYGIDKDKVDKSAVGFEYQGKTEKHESQKDYVKGFGGKFGVQTDRQDKCALGWDHQEKLQLHESQKDYAKGFGGKYGVQKDRMDKNASTFEEVVQVPSAYQKTVPIEAVTSKTSNIRANFENLAKEREQEDRRKAEAERAQRMAQERQEQEEARRKLEEQARAKKQTPPASPSPQPAEDRPPSSPIYEDAAPFKAEPSYRGSEPEPEPEPEPEYSTEAAGLPEASNQQGLAYTSEPVYETTEVPGHYQAEDDTYDGYESDLGITAIALYDYQAAGDDEISFDPDDVITNIEMIDDGWWRGVCKGRYGLFPANYVELRQ is encoded by the exons ATGTGGAAAGCTTCTGCAGGCCATGCTGTGTCCATCACCCAGGATGATGGGGGAGCCGATGACTGGGAGACTGACCCTGATTTTGTG AACGATGTGAGTGAAAAGGAACAGAGATGGGGCGCCAAAACCGTGCAGGGATCGGGGCACCAGGAACACATCAA CATACACAAGCTTCGAGAGAATGTCTTCCAAGAACACCAGACACTcaaggagaaggagctggaaacGGGACCCAAGGCTTCCCATGGCTATGGCGGGAAGTTTGGTGTGGAGCAGGATAGGATGGACAAA TCAGCTGTGGGCCATGAGTACCAGTCAAAGCTCTCCAAGCACTGCTCACAAGTGGACTCAGTCCGGGGCTTCGGAGGCAAGTTCGGTGTCCAGATGGACAGGGTGGATCAG TCTGCTGTAGGCTTTGAATACCAGGGGAAGACGGAGAAGCACGCCTCCCAGAAAG ACTACTCCAGTGGTTTCGGTGGCAAATATGGAGTGCAAGCTGACCGTGTAGACAAGAGTGCTGTGGGCTTTGACTACCAGGGCAAGACGGAGAAGCACGAGTCACAGAAAG ATTACTCCAAAGGTTTTGGTGGCAAATACGGAATTGACAAGGACAAGGTGGATAAAAGCGCTGTGGGCTTTGAGTATCAAGGCAAAACAGAGAAGCATGAGTCCCAGAAAG ACTATGTAAAAGGCTTTGGAGGAAAGTTtggtgtgcagacagacagacaggacaagtGTGCCCTTGGCTGGGACCATCAGGAGAAGCTGCAGCTGCATGAATCCCAAAAAG ACTATGCCAAAGGATTCGGCGGGAAGTATGGGGTGCAGAAGGATCGGATGGACAAG AACGCATCCACCTTTGAAGAAGTGGTCCAGGTGCCGTCTGCCTATCAGAAGACTGTCCCCATTGAGGCTG TGACCAGCAAAACCAGTAATATTCGTGCTAACTTTGAAAACCtggcaaaggagagagagcaggaggacaGACGGAAGGCAGAGGCCGAGAGAGCTCAGCGGATGGCCCAAgaaaggcaggagcaggaggaggctcGAAGGAAGCTGGAA GAGCAAGCCAGAGCCAAGAAGCAGACACCCCCTGCATCCCCTAGTCCTCAGCCAGCTGAAGACAGACCACCATCCAGCCCCATCTATGAG GATGCAGCTCCGTTCAAGGCTGAGCCGAGCTACCGAGGTagtgagcctgagcctgagcctgagcctgagcctgagtaCAGCACTGAGGCTGCAGGCCTTCCTGAGGCCAGCAACCAGCAAGGTCTGGCCTACACATCAGAGCCTGTTTACGAGACCACAGAGGTTCCTGGCCACTACCAAGCAG aggaTGACACCTACGATGGGTATGAGAGTGACTTGGGCATCACAGCCATCGCCCTGTATGACTACCAGGCTG cTGGCGATGATGAGATCTCCTTTGACCCTGATGATGTCATCACCAACATAGAAATGATCGACGATGGCTGGTGGCGTGGGGTGTGCAAGGGCAGATATGGGCTCTTCCCGGCCAATTATGTGGAGCTGCGGCAGTAG
- the Cttn gene encoding src substrate cortactin isoform X3, translated as MWKASAGHAVSITQDDGGADDWETDPDFVNDVSEKEQRWGAKTVQGSGHQEHINIHKLRENVFQEHQTLKEKELETGPKASHGYGGKFGVEQDRMDKSAVGHEYQSKLSKHCSQVDSVRGFGGKFGVQMDRVDQSAVGFEYQGKTEKHASQKDYSSGFGGKYGVQADRVDKSAVGFDYQGKTEKHESQKDYSKGFGGKYGIDKDKVDKSAVGFEYQGKTEKHESQKDYAKGFGGKYGVQKDRMDKNASTFEEVVQVPSAYQKTVPIEAVTSKTSNIRANFENLAKEREQEDRRKAEAERAQRMAQERQEQEEARRKLEEQARAKKQTPPASPSPQPAEDRPPSSPIYEDAAPFKAEPSYRGSEPEPEPEPEPEYSTEAAGLPEASNQQGLAYTSEPVYETTEVPGHYQAEDDTYDGYESDLGITAIALYDYQAAGDDEISFDPDDVITNIEMIDDGWWRGVCKGRYGLFPANYVELRQ; from the exons ATGTGGAAAGCTTCTGCAGGCCATGCTGTGTCCATCACCCAGGATGATGGGGGAGCCGATGACTGGGAGACTGACCCTGATTTTGTG AACGATGTGAGTGAAAAGGAACAGAGATGGGGCGCCAAAACCGTGCAGGGATCGGGGCACCAGGAACACATCAA CATACACAAGCTTCGAGAGAATGTCTTCCAAGAACACCAGACACTcaaggagaaggagctggaaacGGGACCCAAGGCTTCCCATGGCTATGGCGGGAAGTTTGGTGTGGAGCAGGATAGGATGGACAAA TCAGCTGTGGGCCATGAGTACCAGTCAAAGCTCTCCAAGCACTGCTCACAAGTGGACTCAGTCCGGGGCTTCGGAGGCAAGTTCGGTGTCCAGATGGACAGGGTGGATCAG TCTGCTGTAGGCTTTGAATACCAGGGGAAGACGGAGAAGCACGCCTCCCAGAAAG ACTACTCCAGTGGTTTCGGTGGCAAATATGGAGTGCAAGCTGACCGTGTAGACAAGAGTGCTGTGGGCTTTGACTACCAGGGCAAGACGGAGAAGCACGAGTCACAGAAAG ATTACTCCAAAGGTTTTGGTGGCAAATACGGAATTGACAAGGACAAGGTGGATAAAAGCGCTGTGGGCTTTGAGTATCAAGGCAAAACAGAGAAGCATGAGTCCCAGAAAG ACTATGCCAAAGGATTCGGCGGGAAGTATGGGGTGCAGAAGGATCGGATGGACAAG AACGCATCCACCTTTGAAGAAGTGGTCCAGGTGCCGTCTGCCTATCAGAAGACTGTCCCCATTGAGGCTG TGACCAGCAAAACCAGTAATATTCGTGCTAACTTTGAAAACCtggcaaaggagagagagcaggaggacaGACGGAAGGCAGAGGCCGAGAGAGCTCAGCGGATGGCCCAAgaaaggcaggagcaggaggaggctcGAAGGAAGCTGGAA GAGCAAGCCAGAGCCAAGAAGCAGACACCCCCTGCATCCCCTAGTCCTCAGCCAGCTGAAGACAGACCACCATCCAGCCCCATCTATGAG GATGCAGCTCCGTTCAAGGCTGAGCCGAGCTACCGAGGTagtgagcctgagcctgagcctgagcctgagcctgagtaCAGCACTGAGGCTGCAGGCCTTCCTGAGGCCAGCAACCAGCAAGGTCTGGCCTACACATCAGAGCCTGTTTACGAGACCACAGAGGTTCCTGGCCACTACCAAGCAG aggaTGACACCTACGATGGGTATGAGAGTGACTTGGGCATCACAGCCATCGCCCTGTATGACTACCAGGCTG cTGGCGATGATGAGATCTCCTTTGACCCTGATGATGTCATCACCAACATAGAAATGATCGACGATGGCTGGTGGCGTGGGGTGTGCAAGGGCAGATATGGGCTCTTCCCGGCCAATTATGTGGAGCTGCGGCAGTAG